The Hahella sp. HNIBRBA332 genome window below encodes:
- the prmB gene encoding 50S ribosomal protein L3 N(5)-glutamine methyltransferase, which produces MFEPESFLQLQTIRDFIRYAWSRFNQEELFFGHGTDNAWDEAVHLVLGSLHLPWDVDANMLDARLVDHEKLALAEAIGKRVLRRIPTPYILGEAWFMGLPFHITQDVLIPRSPIAELLENELQPWLEQPPLRILDLCCGSGCIGIAAAHVFPEAEVVLADISPQALEVARKNVARHHLGDRCTVVESDMFDALQGEFDVILTNPPYVDKPDMDSLPPEYLHEPELGLASGVDGLDAARIILARAADFLSDGGFMVCEVGNSMEALQNSYPEIMFIFPEFEKGGDGVFVMTKDDLLGCRELL; this is translated from the coding sequence GTGTTCGAACCAGAGTCTTTTCTGCAGTTGCAGACAATTCGTGATTTTATTCGTTATGCCTGGTCCCGTTTTAATCAGGAAGAACTGTTTTTTGGCCATGGTACGGACAACGCCTGGGATGAGGCGGTGCACCTGGTGTTGGGTTCGTTGCATCTTCCCTGGGATGTGGACGCCAACATGCTGGACGCCCGTCTTGTAGATCACGAAAAGCTGGCCCTGGCCGAGGCCATCGGCAAGCGTGTGCTGCGGCGTATTCCCACTCCATATATTCTGGGCGAAGCCTGGTTCATGGGGTTACCGTTTCATATCACTCAGGACGTTCTGATTCCCCGTTCTCCCATTGCTGAGCTGCTGGAAAATGAACTGCAACCCTGGCTTGAACAACCACCGTTACGGATTCTGGATTTGTGTTGCGGCAGCGGCTGCATTGGCATCGCGGCGGCGCACGTATTCCCTGAAGCGGAAGTCGTACTGGCGGACATTTCCCCGCAGGCTTTAGAAGTGGCGCGTAAAAACGTGGCCCGGCATCATCTGGGGGACCGCTGCACGGTTGTGGAGTCGGATATGTTCGACGCGTTACAAGGCGAATTCGATGTGATCCTCACCAACCCGCCTTACGTTGACAAGCCGGATATGGACAGCCTGCCGCCGGAATACCTGCATGAGCCCGAGCTGGGGTTGGCCTCTGGAGTCGATGGCCTGGACGCTGCGCGTATTATTCTCGCCCGCGCTGCGGACTTTTTAAGCGATGGCGGATTTATGGTGTGTGAAGTCGGCAACAGTATGGAAGCGCTGCAGAACTCCTATCCGGAAATTATGTTCATCTTCCCTGAATTCGAGAAAGGCGGAGACGGCGTCTTCGTCATGACCAAAGATGATTTGCTCGGCTGTCGCGAACTGTTATAG
- the aroC gene encoding chorismate synthase, with protein sequence MSGNTFGKLFTVTTFGESHGLALGCIVDGCPPGLPLTEEDLQVDLDRRKPGTSRHTTQRREPDQVRILSGVFEGKTTGTPIGLLIENTDQKSKDYSNIKDQFRPAHADYAYWHKYGVRDYRGGGRSSARETAMRVAAGAIAKKFLQTVYGVRIRGYLSQLGPIKVEKVDWSIVNDNPFFCPDADKIPEMEKYMDALRKEGDSIGAKITVVAEGVPPGLGEPIFDRLDADLAHALMSINAVKGVEIGAGFDVVEQKGTEHRDEMTPEGFLSNNAGGVLGGISSGQDVVAHMALKPTSSLRLPGKSIDVNGDPVEVITTGRHDPCVGIRATPIAEAMMAMVLMDHMLRHRGQNADVKVDTPDIAAIARAKTQD encoded by the coding sequence ATGTCTGGAAATACATTTGGAAAGTTATTCACGGTCACGACCTTCGGTGAAAGCCATGGCCTGGCGCTGGGTTGTATTGTTGACGGCTGTCCTCCCGGATTGCCGCTGACGGAAGAAGATCTGCAGGTTGACCTGGATCGTCGCAAGCCCGGAACGTCCCGCCACACGACGCAGCGCAGAGAGCCGGACCAGGTGCGAATTCTGTCTGGCGTATTCGAGGGTAAAACCACTGGTACGCCGATTGGACTGCTAATCGAAAATACTGACCAGAAATCCAAAGACTATTCCAACATCAAAGATCAGTTCCGTCCGGCGCATGCGGATTACGCCTACTGGCACAAATATGGCGTTCGCGACTATCGCGGCGGCGGCCGTAGCTCCGCCCGCGAAACGGCCATGCGGGTGGCCGCCGGGGCCATCGCCAAGAAGTTTTTGCAGACAGTCTATGGCGTTCGCATTCGTGGATATTTGTCTCAGCTGGGACCGATTAAAGTAGAGAAAGTGGACTGGTCTATCGTCAACGATAACCCTTTCTTTTGCCCGGATGCGGATAAGATTCCGGAAATGGAAAAGTACATGGACGCCTTGCGCAAAGAGGGCGACTCCATCGGCGCTAAAATCACCGTGGTCGCCGAAGGCGTTCCTCCCGGACTGGGTGAGCCCATATTCGATCGTCTGGATGCGGACCTGGCCCATGCCCTGATGAGCATTAACGCGGTCAAAGGCGTGGAAATTGGGGCCGGATTTGACGTGGTTGAGCAGAAAGGAACGGAGCATCGCGATGAGATGACGCCGGAAGGCTTTCTGAGCAATAACGCTGGCGGCGTGTTAGGCGGCATATCCAGCGGCCAGGACGTGGTCGCTCATATGGCGCTCAAGCCGACTTCCAGTTTGCGCCTGCCAGGCAAGTCCATTGATGTGAATGGCGATCCTGTGGAAGTGATCACCACCGGGCGTCACGATCCCTGCGTGGGCATTCGCGCCACGCCGATTGCGGAAGCCATGATGGCCATGGTGTTGATGGATCACATGCTGCGTCATCGCGGACAGAACGCGGACGTTAAAGTGGATACGCCTGATATCGCCGCCATTGCGCGGGCGAAGACGCAAGACTGA
- a CDS encoding MFS transporter, whose product MTREPIWKLAGFYFFYFALVGGISPYFPVYLEYVGFDALEVGQLMSILMLTRILAPNLWGWIADATGKRLLMIRMGSACATFFFAGLLLIQGFWWHALLMTLFSCFWNAVLPQFEVVTLHNLGDERARYSSVRLWGSIGFVVSVTSFGALFNLYSVALLPWLLLALLVGIFLSACIIRGDTGKVESAGFAGFLGLLRNRSILLFFFIACLGQISFGPFYTFFSIYLKSLGYDMTMIGLFWSVGVVAEILLFSAMHRLLGRYSLYVIVVSCLLLTALRWSGVALLAEHWWVLVLTQALHAASFGGLHAAAIEFVHRAFPKEYAGQGQAMYSAVSFGVGGAIGANVSGAIYDPLGATFTFLAAAGVCLLSAIILILKRRNLGPLWN is encoded by the coding sequence GTGACCAGAGAGCCCATATGGAAGCTCGCGGGCTTCTACTTTTTCTATTTTGCCCTGGTGGGCGGCATCTCGCCTTACTTCCCGGTTTATTTGGAATATGTCGGCTTCGACGCGCTAGAGGTCGGGCAGCTCATGTCCATCCTCATGCTGACCCGGATTCTGGCGCCGAACCTATGGGGCTGGATTGCGGACGCCACGGGAAAACGGCTTTTGATGATCCGTATGGGCAGCGCCTGCGCCACTTTCTTTTTCGCCGGGCTTTTGCTCATACAAGGGTTCTGGTGGCATGCGCTGCTGATGACCTTGTTCAGCTGTTTCTGGAATGCGGTGTTGCCGCAGTTTGAAGTGGTGACGCTGCACAACCTGGGCGACGAGCGGGCGCGTTACAGCTCCGTGCGCCTGTGGGGCTCCATTGGTTTTGTTGTCTCCGTCACCAGCTTCGGCGCGCTCTTCAATCTGTATTCAGTGGCGTTGTTGCCCTGGCTGCTGCTGGCGCTGTTGGTGGGTATTTTCCTCAGCGCCTGTATTATTCGCGGCGATACCGGCAAGGTGGAGTCAGCCGGTTTTGCAGGTTTTTTGGGGCTGTTGCGGAATCGCTCGATCCTGTTGTTTTTCTTTATCGCCTGCCTTGGGCAAATTTCTTTCGGCCCGTTTTACACTTTCTTCAGCATTTATCTGAAATCGCTGGGCTACGACATGACGATGATCGGTCTGTTCTGGAGCGTGGGCGTGGTGGCGGAAATATTGTTGTTTTCCGCGATGCATCGACTGTTAGGCCGCTATTCGTTGTATGTCATCGTGGTCAGCTGCCTGTTGCTGACGGCGCTACGCTGGTCAGGCGTGGCGTTGCTGGCGGAGCATTGGTGGGTGCTGGTGTTGACTCAGGCGCTGCACGCAGCCAGTTTTGGCGGTCTGCACGCCGCTGCGATTGAGTTTGTCCATCGCGCTTTCCCTAAAGAATATGCGGGGCAGGGGCAGGCTATGTATAGCGCTGTCAGCTTTGGCGTTGGCGGGGCGATTGGCGCCAATGTCAGCGGTGCGATTTATGATCCCCTGGGCGCTACCTTTACCTTTCTCGCCGCTGCGGGCGTTTGTCTTCTTTCTGCAATAATTTTGATACTTAAACGCCGTAATCTTGGTCCGTTATGGAATTGA
- a CDS encoding phasin family protein: protein MQSYFGNFADQAKHMYEPVGKISSLVVSNLERVAEFQMDAAKSYADLTMKQWKDIADIKDVESLKNFAAGQAELASEFSKKWVEDMKVLGDMGIEFKDEVEKILASSRNGADKPAGKTGA from the coding sequence ATGCAATCATACTTCGGAAACTTTGCTGACCAGGCAAAACACATGTATGAACCAGTTGGGAAAATCAGCTCTCTTGTTGTGTCCAACCTGGAAAGAGTGGCTGAGTTTCAGATGGATGCGGCCAAGTCCTACGCAGACTTGACCATGAAACAATGGAAAGATATCGCAGACATCAAGGATGTGGAATCTCTGAAAAACTTCGCCGCCGGCCAGGCGGAACTCGCCAGTGAATTCAGCAAGAAGTGGGTTGAAGACATGAAAGTGCTGGGTGACATGGGCATTGAGTTCAAAGACGAAGTTGAAAAAATTCTCGCCAGCTCACGCAACGGCGCTGATAAACCGGCCGGTAAAACCGGCGCCTGA
- the phaC gene encoding class I poly(R)-hydroxyalkanoic acid synthase, which translates to MSDDKGSVAGRALRRVFHAVNTSSENYRNSLQDFLNKNWDVNDAQVSALMDMLGSYRDIAEQLALHPVRLAGKEFELAKGHVSLLGGSLKRLLGKKQEPVAVPEDGDRRFTDPEWSDNVLFDYLKQAYLLNSKAVLDLVDTLEDSGNHTHDQFMFYTRQLVNALAPTNFFLTNPEVLRKTLSSSGGNLLEGMKNFWEDYKKNPNLLNISMTDFSAFEVGHNVATTPGKVVYQNDLMQLIQYSPTTEQVYKTPLLIIPPWINKYYILDLKEKNSLIKWIVDQGHTVFVVSWVNPGPALRDKTFESYMVEGALAAMDAVEKATGEKEMNAIGYCVGGTLLGCTLAYLAAKKQAKRIKSATYLTTLLDFTDPGGIGVFINKHAISGIEKQLDKAGYYDGRAMAFSFNMLRENDLFWSFFVNNYLKGEKPAAFDLLYWNSDSTNLPAAMHSYYLRNMYLENKLMEPGGISLMNTPIDLRKIKTPAFFLSTIQDHIAKWKSTYGGARVHSGPTHFALSGSGHIAGVVNPPSAEKYGFWTGDQLPDDPDDWFAMAEKHKGSWWPHWSEWMQPFTGEKVAARVPGDRELAVIEDAPGTYVKQRIADVIGH; encoded by the coding sequence ATGAGCGACGACAAGGGAAGCGTGGCCGGTAGAGCGCTGCGCAGGGTTTTTCACGCGGTTAATACTTCTTCGGAAAATTACAGAAACTCTCTGCAGGATTTTTTAAATAAGAACTGGGACGTCAATGACGCCCAAGTGTCGGCTCTGATGGATATGCTCGGTTCATACAGGGACATCGCTGAGCAACTGGCGCTGCATCCGGTGCGTCTCGCCGGCAAGGAGTTTGAGTTGGCGAAAGGGCATGTGTCCCTGTTGGGCGGCAGCCTGAAACGCCTTCTTGGCAAAAAGCAGGAGCCGGTCGCTGTACCGGAAGATGGCGACCGCCGTTTTACCGATCCAGAATGGAGCGATAACGTTCTCTTCGATTACCTCAAACAAGCGTACCTGCTGAACTCCAAGGCGGTGTTGGATCTGGTGGATACGCTGGAGGATTCCGGTAATCACACGCATGATCAGTTCATGTTCTACACCCGCCAACTGGTCAATGCGCTGGCGCCGACCAACTTCTTTCTCACCAATCCCGAAGTGCTGCGGAAAACGCTGTCCAGCAGCGGCGGTAATTTATTGGAGGGCATGAAGAACTTTTGGGAGGACTACAAGAAGAACCCCAATCTGCTCAATATCTCCATGACTGACTTTTCCGCGTTTGAGGTGGGGCATAATGTCGCCACCACGCCCGGAAAGGTGGTCTATCAGAATGATTTGATGCAACTGATCCAGTACTCGCCCACCACGGAGCAAGTTTATAAAACGCCGTTGCTGATTATTCCGCCTTGGATCAACAAGTACTACATTCTGGATCTCAAAGAGAAAAACTCGCTGATCAAGTGGATTGTGGATCAGGGGCACACGGTGTTCGTGGTGTCCTGGGTCAATCCGGGGCCGGCGTTGCGGGATAAAACTTTCGAGAGCTATATGGTGGAAGGCGCTCTGGCCGCCATGGACGCCGTGGAGAAAGCCACCGGCGAGAAGGAAATGAACGCCATCGGCTATTGTGTCGGCGGCACTTTGCTCGGATGTACGTTGGCGTATCTGGCGGCGAAGAAGCAGGCCAAGCGCATCAAGTCGGCGACTTACCTGACGACGCTGCTGGATTTCACCGATCCCGGCGGCATTGGCGTATTCATCAACAAGCACGCGATCAGCGGTATAGAGAAGCAACTGGATAAAGCCGGCTATTATGACGGTCGCGCCATGGCCTTCAGTTTCAACATGCTGCGGGAGAACGATCTATTCTGGTCTTTCTTCGTCAATAACTACCTAAAGGGAGAAAAACCGGCGGCTTTTGACTTACTCTACTGGAACTCCGACAGCACGAATTTGCCGGCGGCCATGCACAGCTACTATTTGCGCAATATGTACCTGGAGAACAAGTTAATGGAGCCGGGCGGGATTTCCCTGATGAATACCCCCATCGACCTGCGCAAGATCAAAACGCCGGCCTTTTTCCTTTCCACTATTCAGGATCATATCGCCAAGTGGAAGTCCACCTACGGCGGCGCCCGCGTGCACTCTGGTCCCACGCATTTCGCACTGTCCGGCTCTGGGCATATCGCTGGCGTAGTGAATCCCCCGAGTGCGGAGAAGTACGGTTTTTGGACCGGGGATCAGCTACCTGACGACCCGGATGATTGGTTCGCCATGGCGGAGAAGCATAAAGGCTCCTGGTGGCCCCATTGGAGTGAGTGGATGCAACCTTTCACCGGAGAAAAAGTAGCAGCCAGGGTTCCGGGAGACCGGGAACTGGCCGTGATCGAAGACGCCCCGGGCACATACGTGAAGCAGCGCATCGCCGATGTAATCGGACATTAA
- a CDS encoding LysR family transcriptional regulator: MDLLDLKTFMAIADTGSFSQAAELLHVTQPAVSKRLANLEQHFATPLIERLPRKAVLTDAGKLLRQRAATILREVDNTQAEILNLHSSVAGVLHLATSHHIGLHRLPREIRRFSRAHPEAEFDLQFLASEDAEQALLAGSVQLALVTLPEQVKAPFTAHELWLDRLVFVAEPDHPLTHNKNLQLSDLAEYRALLPAPHTVTFQLISSLFAGQSLPLATSMPTNYLETIKMMVSVGLGWGVLPDSMLDDSVAELALETNLYRKLGVIYDSRRTLSRVAEAFLQQLQGEAPPVAP; encoded by the coding sequence ATGGATTTACTCGATCTGAAGACCTTCATGGCTATCGCAGATACGGGCTCGTTCTCGCAAGCCGCGGAACTGCTGCATGTCACCCAGCCGGCGGTGTCGAAACGCCTCGCTAATCTGGAGCAGCATTTCGCCACGCCGTTAATTGAGCGCCTGCCACGCAAGGCGGTGTTGACCGACGCCGGCAAACTGCTACGCCAACGCGCAGCGACGATACTGCGCGAAGTTGACAACACTCAGGCGGAAATCCTCAATTTACACAGCAGCGTCGCCGGGGTGTTACACCTCGCCACCAGCCACCATATCGGCCTGCACAGACTGCCAAGGGAAATCAGGCGCTTTTCCCGCGCCCATCCCGAGGCGGAATTCGATTTGCAGTTTTTAGCCTCAGAAGACGCTGAACAGGCATTGTTGGCGGGATCGGTACAATTGGCCCTGGTCACACTTCCGGAACAGGTAAAAGCGCCTTTCACGGCGCATGAGCTTTGGTTGGACCGTTTGGTCTTCGTGGCGGAGCCGGACCACCCTTTGACCCACAACAAGAACTTACAACTGTCCGATCTGGCGGAGTATCGCGCGTTGCTGCCCGCGCCGCACACCGTGACGTTTCAGTTGATTTCGTCACTGTTCGCCGGACAGTCTTTACCGTTGGCGACTTCCATGCCCACCAATTATCTGGAGACAATCAAGATGATGGTATCGGTGGGGCTGGGCTGGGGCGTACTCCCTGATTCCATGCTCGACGACAGCGTCGCCGAGCTGGCGCTGGAGACGAATCTCTACCGCAAGCTCGGCGTCATTTATGACTCCCGACGCACCCTGAGCAGGGTCGCGGAAGCTTTTCTGCAGCAACTCCAGGGAGAAGCGCCGCCAGTAGCGCCTTAA
- the leuC gene encoding 3-isopropylmalate dehydratase large subunit → MAGKTLYDKLWDSHVVKQRDDGSALIYIDRQLLHEVTSPQAFEGLRLAGRKPWRVDANLATPDHNVPTTERSAGVQGIEDPISRIQVQTLDENCEEFGIVEFKMLDKRQGIVHVIGPEQGATLPGMTIVCGDSHTSTHGAFAALAHGIGTSEVEHVLATQCLVQKKMKNLLIKVNGQLSRGVTAKDVILAIIGEIGTAGGTGYAMEFAGEAIESLSMEGRMTICNMAIEAGARAGLVAVDDKTIEYVKDRPYSPKGDLWDKAVAAWRDLKSDSDAVFDKVIELNGADIEPQVTWGTSPEMVAGVNGSVPDPEKAEDATAKEGISRALKYMGLQAGAAITDIKLDRVFIGSCTNSRIEDLREVAAVVKGRKVAANVKQALVVPGSGLVKEQAEQEGLDKIFIEAGLEWREPGCSMCLAMNADKLGQGEHCASTSNRNFEGRQGFGGRTHLVSPAMAAAAAVFGHFVDVRELI, encoded by the coding sequence ATGGCGGGCAAAACCCTCTACGACAAATTATGGGATTCCCATGTAGTGAAACAGCGCGATGACGGCAGCGCGCTTATCTATATCGATCGTCAATTACTGCACGAAGTTACCTCGCCACAGGCGTTTGAAGGTCTGCGTCTGGCGGGTAGAAAGCCTTGGCGTGTGGACGCCAATCTGGCGACGCCGGATCACAACGTACCCACGACGGAGCGCAGCGCCGGCGTACAGGGGATCGAAGACCCCATCTCACGCATCCAGGTGCAGACCTTGGACGAAAACTGCGAAGAGTTCGGCATTGTTGAGTTCAAGATGCTGGATAAGCGTCAGGGCATCGTGCATGTAATAGGGCCGGAACAGGGGGCGACTCTGCCGGGCATGACTATCGTCTGTGGCGATTCTCACACCTCGACCCACGGCGCTTTCGCCGCATTGGCCCATGGCATCGGCACTTCGGAAGTCGAGCACGTGTTAGCCACGCAGTGTCTGGTGCAAAAGAAAATGAAAAACCTGCTGATCAAGGTGAATGGTCAGTTGTCGCGGGGCGTCACTGCAAAAGACGTGATATTGGCGATTATTGGTGAGATCGGCACCGCCGGCGGCACCGGCTACGCCATGGAGTTTGCGGGCGAGGCGATTGAAAGCCTGTCGATGGAAGGGCGTATGACCATCTGCAACATGGCCATAGAAGCGGGCGCGCGCGCCGGACTGGTGGCGGTGGATGACAAGACCATCGAATATGTGAAAGATCGTCCCTACAGCCCCAAAGGAGATTTGTGGGACAAGGCTGTCGCAGCATGGCGCGACTTGAAAAGCGACTCCGACGCCGTATTCGATAAAGTCATTGAGTTGAACGGCGCCGACATTGAGCCGCAAGTGACCTGGGGCACCTCTCCCGAAATGGTCGCCGGCGTCAACGGCAGCGTGCCTGACCCTGAAAAAGCGGAAGACGCCACCGCCAAAGAAGGTATCAGTCGCGCCTTGAAATATATGGGCTTGCAAGCTGGCGCTGCGATTACCGATATCAAACTGGATCGCGTCTTCATCGGCTCCTGCACCAACTCGCGCATTGAAGACCTGCGTGAAGTCGCTGCGGTCGTCAAAGGCCGTAAGGTCGCCGCCAATGTCAAACAGGCGTTGGTGGTGCCGGGTTCGGGGCTGGTGAAAGAGCAGGCGGAGCAGGAAGGCCTGGATAAGATCTTTATCGAAGCGGGTCTGGAATGGCGTGAACCCGGATGCTCCATGTGTCTGGCCATGAATGCGGACAAGTTGGGGCAGGGCGAGCATTGCGCGTCCACTTCCAACCGCAACTTCGAAGGCCGTCAGGGCTTTGGCGGTCGCACCCATCTGGTCAGTCCCGCTATGGCCGCTGCAGCGGCGGTGTTCGGTCACTTTGTTGATGTCAGAGAGTTGATTTAA
- the leuD gene encoding 3-isopropylmalate dehydratase small subunit — MKKFTQVTGVVAPIDRANVDTDMIIPKQFLKSIKRSGFGPNLFDELRYLDEGQPDADCSKRPLNPDFVLNQPRYQGASIMLARRNFGCGSSREHAPWALDDYGFRAVIAPSFADIFFNNCFKNGLLPIVLDEKEVDKLFEETFAQEGYQLTVDLERKKVIKPDGTELSFEVDEFRQHCLLKGLDEIGVTLEDREAIAAYEARRKAEAPWMFLGVQS; from the coding sequence ATGAAGAAATTTACTCAGGTTACTGGCGTGGTAGCGCCTATTGATCGCGCCAACGTCGACACCGACATGATCATTCCTAAGCAGTTTTTGAAATCCATCAAGCGCTCTGGTTTCGGTCCGAATCTGTTTGATGAGTTGCGTTATCTGGACGAAGGACAGCCTGACGCAGATTGCAGCAAGCGTCCCCTCAACCCGGACTTTGTGCTGAATCAGCCTCGTTACCAGGGCGCGAGTATTATGTTGGCGCGGCGCAACTTCGGTTGTGGTTCCAGTCGCGAACATGCCCCTTGGGCGCTGGACGACTACGGATTTCGCGCGGTAATTGCGCCCAGCTTTGCGGATATCTTCTTCAATAACTGTTTTAAAAATGGCTTGTTGCCTATTGTTTTAGATGAAAAAGAAGTGGATAAGCTGTTTGAGGAAACTTTCGCTCAAGAAGGCTATCAGTTGACGGTGGACCTGGAGCGCAAAAAAGTCATCAAGCCGGACGGGACTGAATTGTCATTCGAAGTGGATGAATTCAGACAGCACTGCTTATTGAAAGGGTTGGACGAAATCGGCGTCACCTTGGAAGACAGAGAAGCGATCGCTGCGTATGAAGCGCGCCGCAAGGCCGAGGCGCCTTGGATGTTTTTAGGCGTGCAATCCTAG
- the leuB gene encoding 3-isopropylmalate dehydrogenase — protein sequence MAKQVLILPGDGIGPEIVAQARSVLDVVNNKFSLGLTFTEGLVGGAAIDATGVPLPEETLAAAKAADAILLGAVGGPKWDKLDMAIRPEKGLLGLRSGLELFANLRPAILYPQLAEASSLRPEVVAGLDILIVRELTGGIYFGKPRGVRTLENGEREGYNTYVYSESEIRRIGRVAFEAAQKRNKRLCSVDKANVLEVTVLWREVMDELAKEYPDVELSHMYVDNAAMQLVRAPKQFDVIVTGNMFGDILSDEAAMLTGSIGMLPSASLNAAGKGMYEPCHGSAPDIAGQNMANPLATILSAAMMLRYSLAAEDAAAAIEQAVSDVLDQGLRTRDIAGSSGESVSTQAMGEAVARVLADR from the coding sequence ATGGCGAAACAAGTACTGATTTTACCTGGCGACGGCATTGGTCCAGAGATAGTGGCGCAGGCGCGTAGTGTATTGGATGTAGTGAACAATAAGTTTTCCCTGGGCCTGACCTTCACCGAAGGCCTGGTGGGCGGCGCGGCTATTGACGCCACCGGCGTTCCCTTGCCTGAAGAGACGCTGGCTGCTGCAAAGGCGGCGGATGCGATTCTGCTGGGCGCGGTGGGCGGCCCCAAATGGGATAAGCTGGACATGGCGATTCGCCCGGAGAAAGGGTTGCTCGGTCTGCGCAGCGGACTGGAGTTGTTCGCCAACCTGCGTCCCGCCATTCTGTATCCGCAGCTGGCGGAAGCGTCTTCATTGCGTCCGGAAGTGGTCGCTGGTCTCGACATTCTGATCGTGCGCGAGCTGACCGGCGGCATCTATTTCGGCAAGCCGCGTGGTGTGCGTACGCTGGAAAACGGAGAGCGCGAAGGTTACAACACTTACGTGTATAGCGAGAGTGAGATTCGTCGCATTGGTCGCGTGGCCTTTGAGGCGGCGCAGAAGCGCAATAAGCGCCTGTGCTCCGTGGACAAGGCCAACGTACTGGAAGTCACTGTGCTATGGCGCGAGGTGATGGACGAGCTGGCGAAAGAGTATCCGGATGTGGAGTTGAGCCATATGTACGTGGATAACGCCGCCATGCAGCTGGTGCGCGCGCCCAAGCAGTTTGACGTGATCGTCACTGGCAACATGTTCGGAGACATTCTGTCTGATGAAGCCGCCATGCTGACCGGCTCCATCGGCATGCTGCCGTCCGCGTCCCTCAATGCGGCAGGCAAGGGCATGTACGAGCCGTGTCATGGCTCGGCTCCGGACATCGCCGGGCAAAATATGGCTAACCCCCTGGCGACTATTCTTTCAGCAGCTATGATGCTACGCTATTCTCTCGCTGCGGAAGACGCGGCGGCGGCGATTGAGCAAGCGGTCAGCGACGTGCTGGACCAAGGGTTAAGAACCCGCGACATCGCCGGCTCCAGCGGAGAGTCCGTTTCAACTCAGGCAATGGGCGAAGCCGTGGCGAGGGTCCTGGCGGATCGCTGA
- the asd gene encoding aspartate-semialdehyde dehydrogenase, with protein sequence MKKVGLVGWRGMVGSVLMQRMQEENDFAHIDPIFFTTSQVGQAAPDFGKPAPALKDATSIQDLSEMDIIISCQGGDYTNDVYPQLRAAGWNGYWIDAASALRMKDDAVIVLDPVNRKVIDRAIDQGRKDFIGGNCTVSLMLLALGGLFEQDLVEWVSPMTYQAASGAGAQNMRELIKQMGSVYDSVSAELADPASSILEIDRLVAERMRGGEFPVDQFGVPLAGSLIPWIDKPMPSGQSKEEWKAQAEANKILGREGAPIPIDGLCVRIGAMRCHSQAMTIKLRKDVPLPEIEQMLATSNDWAKVIPNDRDISMRELTPARVNGGLDIPVGRLRKLSMGPEYLGAFTVGDQLLWGAAEPLRRTLAILLGNI encoded by the coding sequence ATGAAGAAAGTGGGTCTGGTAGGATGGCGGGGCATGGTAGGCTCCGTTTTGATGCAGCGCATGCAAGAAGAGAACGATTTCGCGCACATCGATCCGATATTCTTCACCACATCCCAGGTTGGTCAGGCGGCGCCTGACTTTGGCAAACCCGCGCCAGCGTTGAAAGACGCTACCTCCATTCAAGACCTGAGTGAAATGGACATTATTATTTCCTGCCAGGGCGGCGACTACACCAATGACGTGTATCCGCAATTGCGCGCCGCTGGCTGGAATGGTTACTGGATCGACGCCGCCTCCGCATTGCGCATGAAAGACGATGCGGTCATCGTGTTGGATCCGGTTAACCGTAAAGTTATTGATCGCGCTATCGACCAGGGGCGCAAGGATTTCATTGGCGGTAACTGCACCGTCAGCCTGATGTTGCTGGCCTTGGGCGGCTTGTTTGAGCAGGATCTGGTGGAGTGGGTCAGCCCGATGACCTATCAGGCGGCTTCTGGCGCAGGCGCACAGAACATGCGCGAGCTGATCAAGCAAATGGGCTCCGTTTACGATAGCGTATCCGCTGAACTGGCCGACCCCGCCAGCTCCATTCTGGAAATTGATCGTCTGGTGGCGGAAAGAATGCGCGGCGGCGAATTTCCTGTGGATCAGTTTGGCGTGCCGTTGGCCGGCAGCCTGATTCCCTGGATCGACAAGCCCATGCCTTCCGGCCAGAGCAAAGAAGAGTGGAAGGCGCAGGCGGAAGCCAACAAAATTCTGGGCAGAGAAGGGGCTCCGATTCCTATCGATGGCCTCTGCGTACGCATCGGCGCTATGCGCTGCCACAGCCAGGCGATGACGATCAAGCTGCGTAAGGATGTTCCTCTGCCGGAAATCGAGCAGATGCTGGCCACGTCCAACGACTGGGCGAAGGTGATTCCCAACGATCGCGACATCTCTATGCGTGAGCTGACTCCGGCGCGGGTGAACGGCGGTCTGGATATTCCGGTGGGCCGTTTGCGCAAGCTGAGCATGGGGCCAGAGTATCTGGGGGCATTCACTGTCGGCGATCAGTTGTTATGGGGCGCAGCCGAGCCGTTACGTCGTACGCTGGCGATTTTGCTGGGTAATATCTGA